From a single Brassica napus cultivar Da-Ae chromosome C9, Da-Ae, whole genome shotgun sequence genomic region:
- the LOC106380442 gene encoding histidine-containing phosphotransfer protein 3-like gives MYSNSYKTLPGLTGKKSGLSPGFHGFHIRSFGDTTNGCNSAVLVPRGLKACVLLTSRNFGEAKNYEGCVRCLQQVDIEYKTLKARLLEKHLSE, from the exons ATGTATTCAAATTCATACAAGACACTTCCG GGACTAACAGGAAAGAAGTCAGGACTGTCTCCTGGCTTCCATGGATTTCATATTCGCTCTTTTGGTGATACCACAAATGGCTGCAACTCTGCTG TGTTGGTGCCAAGAGGGTTAAAGGCTTGTGTATTATTAacttcaaggaactttggtgaggCTAAGAACTACGAAGG ATGTGTGAGATGTCTGCAGCAAGTGGATATCGAGTACAAGACGTTAAAGGCAAGACTTCTTGAAAAGCATCTCAGCGAGTGA
- the LOC106380440 gene encoding cytochrome c oxidase assembly protein COX15 yields MFRAVGSVLKRNKESIYGIARGSTSSSHRAFTCNVTSSTTVNSASSSPLAGNSFNGLRSLLKGQKAPIFRKMSTLAAASSESKEGLKLLVTGGPQARKWVGTWLFGSAAWVFSMVVLGGVTRLTRSGLSMTDWKFTGEFPPLSDEAWAKEFEKYKQSPEYKRVNKGMNLEDFKFIYWMEYAHRMWGRGLGIMFALPFSYFLRKGYITLRLGVQLSGLFALGAGQGFIGWWMVKSGLEEPPSEYSQPRVSPYRLAAHLTSAFAIYCGLFWTALSVVMPEPPAESLAWVRGAAKVKRLALPVSFIVGITAISGAFVAGNDAGRAFNTFPKMGDTWIPDGIFEMKPLIRNFFENTATVQLDHRLLATTTLLAIGTMWWFTRKLDIHPAVKALIGSTVGMTAVQVTLGVSTLLSYVPVSLGSAHQAGALTLLTLMLLLNHTLRRPSPSLLKSLPPVVKSNFS; encoded by the exons atgttTCGTGCGGTTGGATCTGTACTGAAGAGGAACAAGGAATCGATTTATGGAATCGCTCGAGGATCCACGTCTTCGTCTCATCGCGCTTTCACTTGTAACGTCACATCTTCGACTACTGTAAACTCTGCTTCGTCTTCTCCTCTAGCTGGAAACTCCTTCAATGGCTTGCGATCTCTGCTCAAA GGTCAAAAGGCTCCAATTTTCAGAAAAATGTCGACTTTAGCGGCGGCTAGCTCAGAGAGTAAAGAGGGTTTGAAGCTGCTTGTCACCGGAGGACCCCAAGCTCGCAAATGGGTCGGAACATGGCTTTTCGGTTCAGCAGCTTGGGTGTTCAGCATGGTGGTACTAGGCGGTGTAACCCGGTTAACTCGGTCCGGTTTATCCATGACTGATTGGAAGTTCACAGGAGAGTTCCCTCCTCTGTCAGACGAAGCTTGGGCTAAGGAGTTTGAGAAATATAAACAGTCACCTGAGTATAAACG TGTGAACAAAGGGATGAATCTTGAGGATTTCAAGTTCATATATTGGATGGAGTATGCTCATCGTATGTGGGGAAGAGGGTTAgggatcatgtttgctttgcctttttcttattttctccGTAAAGGGTATATTACTCTGCGTCTTGGAGTTCAGCTTTCTGGTTTATTTGCACTTGGTGCTGGACAAGGTTTCATTGGCTGGTGGATGGTTAAGAGCGGCTTAGAG GAGCCGCCGTCTGAGTATTCTCAGCCGAGGGTAAGCCCATACCGTCTTGCAGCTCACCTAACCTCAGCTTTCGCCATATATTGTGGACTTTTCTGGACCGCTCTCTCTGTTGTTATGCCTGAACCACCGGCTGAGTCGTTGGCTTGGGTTCGGGGAGCAGCTAAAGTGAAGAGGCTTGCATTACCAGTAAGCTTCATTGTTGGTATCACTGCCATCTCTGGAGCCTTTGTTGCTGGAAATGATGCT GGTCGTGCATTCAACACATTCCCGAAAATGGGTGATACATGGATCCCAGATGGTATATTTGAGATGAAACCACTTATACGCAACTTCTTCGAGAATACAGCAACTGTTCAG CTTGATCATCGCCTTCTGGCAACCACAACGCTACTCGCTATCGGAACAATGTGGTGGTTCACAAGGAAGCTAGATATACATCCAGCTGTTAAAGCTTTGATTGGAAGTACTGTCGGCATGACTGCTGTTCAG GTGACATTAGGTGTATCAACTCTTCTGAGTTATGTTCCCGTTTCACTAGGGAGTGCACACCAAGCAGGAGCTTTAACACTTCTCACTTTGATGCTCCTTCTCAATCACACTCTTCGCAGGCCATCACCTTCTCTTCTCAAATCTCTTCCACCAGTCGTTAAGTCAAATTTCAGCTAA